The following coding sequences are from one Brooklawnia cerclae window:
- a CDS encoding DEAD/DEAH box helicase, with protein sequence MVGVVTIPRWLADDPRTVVVRHRDRLDGRVGEWPEWLPEPVSRSLVGSGIERPWCHQREAADLAWSGHHVAISTPTASGKSLAYLLPVMAATAVPASLASLGVPTDDLRSRLGVARHTALYLAPTKALAHDQRQAARALGPHGWQVATLDGDSGPAERQFARDHAGFVLSNPDMLHRSVLPDHARWAGFLGSLRYVVVDEAHRYRGVFGAQVSGVLRRLRRLCAAYGAHPVFVLASATATAAGVSGAKLIGEDAPLAEVCDDASPHAARDVVLWKPDEDAPHDATELLARLVDDGEQVIAFIPSRSQAELVALRASDRIGSGRRVASYRSGYLADDRRRLEAALRCGDLAGVASTNALELGIDIAGLDAVVVTGFPGTLGSFWQQAGRAGRGERDALVVLIARDDPLDAHLFAHPELIFDRPVEATVLHPQNPYVLGPHLAAAAQEAPLTAADARWFGAGLGALADGLTAQGLLRRRSSGWYWTRPERAVDAIDLRGAGGRPVEIIEASSGRVIGSVDRAAADRTVHEGAVYLHQGEQWRVDAYLPADGIAMVASVELPYYTQPRSVSDVRIITEQERRRCGRGWVCRGEVELAGQVQAYLRRDAVTGDVWDETPLDLPVRRMRTQSMWWLVPDDVVAGLAYSAVRLGSAAHAAEHTAIGLLPAFAPCDRWDIGGLSTVMHPDTGMCTIFVHDGAPGGAGFADRGFELADEWLAATLDRLEHCGCESGCPMCVVSPKCGNGNQMLDKSSAAELVGALIG encoded by the coding sequence ATGGTGGGAGTCGTGACGATTCCCCGGTGGCTGGCCGACGACCCGCGCACGGTCGTCGTCCGGCATCGCGATCGCCTGGACGGCCGGGTCGGCGAATGGCCTGAATGGCTGCCCGAGCCCGTGTCACGCTCCCTCGTGGGCTCCGGCATCGAACGCCCCTGGTGTCATCAGCGGGAGGCGGCCGACCTCGCCTGGTCGGGGCACCATGTGGCGATCTCGACGCCCACCGCCTCGGGCAAGTCGCTGGCCTATCTACTTCCGGTGATGGCCGCCACCGCCGTTCCCGCGAGCCTGGCGAGCCTGGGAGTGCCCACGGACGACCTGCGCTCCAGGCTCGGCGTCGCCCGGCACACCGCGCTGTACCTGGCCCCCACCAAGGCCCTCGCCCACGACCAGCGGCAGGCCGCCCGTGCGCTGGGGCCGCACGGCTGGCAGGTGGCGACCCTCGACGGCGACTCTGGCCCTGCCGAGCGTCAGTTCGCACGCGACCACGCCGGATTCGTCCTGTCGAACCCCGACATGCTGCATCGGTCGGTGCTGCCCGACCATGCGCGATGGGCGGGCTTCCTGGGTTCGTTGCGCTACGTCGTCGTGGACGAGGCACACCGCTACCGCGGCGTCTTCGGCGCACAGGTGTCCGGGGTGCTGCGGCGGCTGAGGAGACTGTGCGCCGCGTACGGGGCGCATCCGGTCTTCGTCCTCGCCTCGGCCACTGCCACCGCGGCCGGGGTCTCGGGGGCGAAGCTGATCGGGGAGGACGCGCCGCTGGCCGAAGTCTGTGACGATGCCTCACCCCACGCCGCCCGCGACGTGGTGCTGTGGAAGCCCGACGAGGACGCACCCCACGACGCCACCGAGCTGCTCGCCCGCCTGGTGGACGACGGTGAGCAGGTGATCGCCTTCATCCCGAGCCGCTCGCAGGCCGAGCTCGTCGCATTGCGTGCGTCCGACCGCATCGGCTCGGGACGCCGGGTGGCAAGCTACCGATCGGGATATCTCGCCGACGACCGGCGCAGGCTGGAAGCGGCGCTGCGCTGCGGCGATCTGGCCGGGGTGGCGTCCACCAATGCGCTCGAACTCGGGATCGACATCGCCGGGCTGGACGCGGTGGTGGTGACCGGCTTCCCGGGGACGCTCGGATCGTTCTGGCAGCAGGCAGGGCGCGCGGGCCGCGGTGAGCGGGATGCCCTGGTCGTCCTCATCGCCAGGGACGACCCGCTGGACGCCCACCTGTTCGCCCACCCGGAGCTGATCTTCGACCGGCCGGTCGAGGCCACCGTGCTGCACCCGCAAAACCCGTACGTGCTGGGCCCACACCTGGCCGCGGCCGCGCAAGAAGCCCCTTTGACGGCCGCGGACGCCCGTTGGTTCGGTGCGGGTCTCGGCGCGCTGGCCGACGGGCTCACCGCCCAGGGCCTGCTGCGCAGGCGATCGTCCGGATGGTACTGGACGCGTCCCGAGCGCGCGGTGGACGCGATCGACCTGCGCGGGGCGGGTGGCCGTCCTGTCGAGATCATCGAGGCGTCGTCGGGACGCGTCATCGGCAGCGTCGACCGTGCGGCGGCCGACCGCACGGTGCACGAGGGCGCCGTGTACCTGCACCAGGGCGAACAATGGCGAGTGGACGCGTACCTCCCCGCCGACGGGATCGCCATGGTGGCCTCGGTGGAGCTGCCCTACTACACCCAGCCCCGATCGGTGTCCGATGTGCGCATCATCACCGAGCAGGAGCGGCGTCGTTGTGGTCGCGGCTGGGTGTGCCGGGGCGAGGTGGAGTTGGCCGGCCAGGTGCAGGCGTACCTGCGGCGGGACGCGGTCACCGGCGACGTATGGGACGAGACGCCCCTCGACCTGCCGGTGCGGCGCATGCGCACCCAGTCGATGTGGTGGCTGGTGCCGGACGACGTGGTCGCCGGGCTCGCATACTCAGCCGTGCGACTGGGCTCGGCTGCCCACGCCGCGGAACACACGGCAATCGGGCTGCTGCCCGCGTTCGCTCCCTGCGACCGCTGGGACATCGGCGGCCTTTCGACCGTGATGCACCCCGACACCGGGATGTGCACGATCTTCGTCCACGACGGAGCTCCCGGCGGTGCCGGCTTCGCCGACCGTGGCTTCGAACTGGCCGACGAGTGGCTCGCTGCCACACTCGACCGTCTTGAGCACTGTGGGTGCGAGTCCGGCTGCCCCATGTGCGTCGTCTCACCCAAATGCGGAAACGGGAACCAGATGCTCGACAAGTCGTCGGCCGCCGAACTGGTCGGTGCCCTCATCGGGTGA
- the chvE gene encoding multiple monosaccharide ABC transporter substrate-binding protein — protein sequence MKSRSFLARGIRVSGVALVAGTLLLTGCSGGGAGGGNQSGAAGGDSEGVVKVGVSMPTQTSERWIADGDAVKEELEAAGHTVDLQFANDDIPTQTQQIDQMITNGAQVLVVAAIDGTALSSQLDAAGAAGIPVISYDRLIRDNENVDFYVSFDNYKVGVAQATALLSGLGITDADGDELSGRPTGPLNIELFAGSPDDNNAGFFFDGAMDTLKPYLDDGTLVVKSTQTDFDQVAILRWSQEGAQKRMEDLVTSTYGGGTVPLAGVLSPFDGLSRGIITALQNAGYGSTIADGLPVVTGQDAEVASVKLINEGVQQSTIFKDTRTLAAQAVKVVESIAAGEEPEANDTTTYDNGVKVVPSYLLPVETIYKDDIKSKLIDSGYYTQTEVEEGVVK from the coding sequence ATGAAATCACGCAGCTTTCTTGCTCGCGGAATACGCGTATCGGGAGTGGCACTGGTAGCCGGCACGCTCCTGCTCACCGGGTGCTCGGGTGGGGGTGCAGGTGGTGGGAATCAGTCCGGCGCCGCCGGCGGTGACAGCGAGGGGGTCGTCAAGGTCGGTGTGTCGATGCCGACCCAGACCTCCGAACGCTGGATCGCCGACGGAGACGCCGTCAAGGAGGAACTCGAAGCGGCGGGTCACACCGTCGATCTCCAGTTCGCCAACGACGACATCCCCACCCAGACGCAGCAGATCGACCAGATGATCACCAACGGTGCCCAGGTGCTCGTCGTCGCCGCCATCGATGGCACGGCGTTGTCCAGTCAGCTCGACGCGGCCGGGGCAGCAGGCATCCCCGTCATCTCGTACGACCGGCTGATCCGTGACAACGAGAACGTCGACTTCTACGTCTCTTTCGACAACTACAAGGTCGGCGTCGCACAGGCCACCGCACTGTTGTCCGGCCTCGGCATCACCGACGCCGACGGCGACGAACTGTCCGGTCGTCCCACGGGCCCGCTCAACATCGAATTGTTCGCGGGCTCTCCGGACGACAACAACGCCGGCTTCTTCTTCGACGGCGCCATGGACACCCTGAAGCCGTACCTGGACGACGGCACCCTGGTCGTGAAGTCGACCCAGACCGATTTCGACCAGGTCGCCATCCTGCGGTGGTCGCAGGAGGGTGCCCAGAAGCGCATGGAGGATCTGGTGACCTCCACCTACGGCGGCGGCACCGTGCCCCTCGCCGGTGTGCTGTCACCCTTCGACGGCCTGTCACGCGGGATCATCACGGCGCTCCAGAACGCGGGCTACGGGTCGACCATCGCCGACGGGCTGCCGGTCGTGACCGGTCAGGACGCCGAGGTCGCGTCCGTCAAGCTCATCAACGAGGGCGTCCAGCAATCGACCATCTTCAAGGACACCCGCACCCTGGCTGCCCAGGCGGTCAAGGTCGTCGAGTCGATCGCTGCGGGCGAGGAGCCCGAGGCCAACGACACCACGACCTACGACAACGGCGTGAAGGTGGTGCCTTCCTACCTGCTGCCTGTGGAGACGATCTACAAGGACGACATCAAGTCGAAGCTGATCGACTCCGGTTACTACACACAGACAGAGGTCGAGGAAGGCGTCGTCAAGTAG
- a CDS encoding sugar ABC transporter ATP-binding protein — translation MADKTTNILEMHGIHKDFSGVTVLHDVNLTVRRGEIHALCGENGAGKSTLMKILSGVYPHGQYAGSIVLDGEEVEFTSITDSETHGIGIIHQELALVPYLSVAENLFIGSLARGSGPLINWHEVNQAASQLLARVGLKENVTTPVGQLGVGKQQLVEIAKALNKNVSLLILDEPTAALNDADSERLLELVRQLRDSGMTIILISHKLNEIALVADRTTVLRDGHAVETLDMRDPSSTQDRLIKLMVGRELSQLYPEREHRIGEEALRVEDWTVHHPTQRDRVVVSGASFNVRHGEVVGIAGLMGAGRTELAMSLFGHSYGSQISGRVYKDGREITVGSVTEAISHGIAYATEDRKTYGLNLIDDIRHNTASAGLFKLVKHGFVNANEELAVAVRYRDVMNIRAQSVLQLTGSLSGGNQQKVVLSKWLYTDADILILDEPTRGIDVGAKFEIYTLINQMVESGKAVVAISSELGELLGICDRIYTLAYGRITGEVPVAGATQEHLMELMTIEPAREPSK, via the coding sequence ATGGCTGACAAGACTACGAACATTCTGGAAATGCACGGCATCCACAAGGACTTCTCGGGTGTCACGGTGCTGCACGACGTCAACCTGACCGTGCGCAGGGGCGAGATCCATGCCCTCTGCGGTGAGAACGGTGCGGGGAAGTCGACGCTCATGAAGATCCTGTCGGGGGTCTACCCGCACGGGCAGTACGCCGGGTCGATCGTCCTCGACGGGGAGGAAGTGGAGTTCACGTCGATCACGGATTCCGAGACACACGGGATCGGCATCATCCATCAGGAGTTGGCCCTCGTCCCCTACCTCTCGGTGGCCGAGAACCTCTTCATCGGCTCGCTCGCTCGGGGCTCGGGCCCCCTCATCAACTGGCATGAGGTCAACCAGGCCGCCAGCCAACTTCTGGCCCGGGTCGGCCTGAAGGAGAACGTCACGACACCGGTGGGCCAACTCGGCGTCGGCAAGCAGCAACTGGTCGAGATCGCCAAGGCACTGAACAAGAATGTGAGCCTGCTCATCCTGGACGAGCCGACGGCGGCACTGAACGATGCCGACTCCGAACGCCTGCTGGAACTGGTGCGGCAACTGCGCGACTCGGGGATGACGATCATCCTCATCTCGCACAAGCTGAACGAGATCGCTCTCGTGGCCGACCGGACGACGGTCCTGCGGGACGGGCATGCGGTCGAGACCCTCGACATGCGCGATCCGTCCTCGACGCAGGACCGGCTGATCAAGCTCATGGTCGGCCGCGAGCTCTCGCAGCTCTACCCGGAACGCGAGCACCGCATCGGCGAGGAGGCGCTGCGCGTCGAGGACTGGACCGTCCACCACCCGACGCAGCGCGATCGGGTGGTCGTCTCCGGTGCGTCCTTCAACGTGCGGCACGGGGAGGTTGTCGGCATCGCCGGCCTCATGGGGGCGGGCCGAACCGAACTCGCGATGAGCCTGTTCGGGCACAGCTACGGCTCCCAGATCTCGGGACGCGTCTACAAGGACGGCCGGGAGATAACGGTCGGCTCGGTCACCGAGGCGATCTCGCACGGGATCGCGTACGCGACCGAGGACCGCAAGACCTACGGCCTCAACCTCATCGACGACATCCGCCACAACACCGCCTCGGCGGGCCTCTTCAAGCTGGTCAAGCACGGATTCGTCAACGCGAACGAGGAACTGGCGGTAGCCGTGCGCTATCGCGACGTCATGAACATCCGGGCGCAGTCGGTGCTGCAGTTGACCGGCTCGCTGTCCGGCGGGAACCAGCAGAAGGTCGTCCTGTCGAAGTGGCTGTACACCGACGCGGACATCCTCATCCTGGACGAGCCCACGCGCGGTATCGACGTCGGCGCGAAGTTCGAGATCTACACCCTGATCAACCAGATGGTCGAGTCGGGCAAGGCCGTGGTCGCCATCTCCTCGGAACTGGGTGAACTGCTCGGGATATGCGACCGCATCTACACACTGGCCTACGGCCGGATCACCGGCGAGGTGCCGGTGGCCGGGGCCACCCAGGAGCACCTCATGGAACTCATGACCATCGAACCGGCAAGGGAGCCATCAAAGTGA
- the mmsB gene encoding multiple monosaccharide ABC transporter permease translates to MSERVNLKELLSGNLRQSGIMVAFVAIVILFALLNPNFLSPGNITNIVLQYSYILILAIGMLFVIVLGQIDLSVGSVVALTGAVSAVLVIRQGMPWWAGVLAALVTGLLIGAWQGFWVAFVGIPGFIVTLAGMLLFRGLTYNVLANVSLSPFPRPYYNIANGFLNGLLGGQGFDLLTLLIFGIGVAGFAVVQWRNRQARIQYSQTVEAMWAFVARIVVISAIVMWFAYQLSVSRGLPVVLILLGVLVFVYGILSQRTEFGRNVYAIGGNISAARLSGVNVRRVSFWVYVHMGFLASIAGVAYSARMNGAQPSAGNMFELDAIAACFIGGASVSGGIGRISGALIGGLIMAVMSNGMQLMGASTSTQQIVKGLVVLLAVAFDIYNKRRAGGL, encoded by the coding sequence GTGAGCGAGCGGGTCAATCTCAAGGAACTGTTGAGCGGAAACCTGCGGCAGAGCGGCATCATGGTCGCTTTCGTCGCGATCGTGATTCTTTTCGCGCTGCTGAATCCCAATTTCCTGAGTCCGGGGAACATCACGAACATCGTCCTCCAGTACTCCTACATCCTGATCCTGGCGATCGGCATGCTGTTCGTCATCGTGCTCGGCCAGATCGATCTGTCCGTGGGATCCGTGGTGGCGCTCACGGGCGCGGTCTCCGCCGTCCTCGTGATCCGCCAAGGGATGCCGTGGTGGGCAGGCGTTCTGGCGGCACTCGTCACCGGACTGCTGATCGGTGCCTGGCAAGGATTCTGGGTCGCCTTCGTCGGCATCCCGGGCTTCATCGTCACCTTGGCCGGCATGTTGCTCTTCAGGGGCCTGACCTACAACGTGCTGGCGAATGTCTCGCTCTCGCCGTTCCCACGCCCCTACTACAACATCGCGAATGGCTTCCTCAACGGGCTTCTTGGCGGCCAGGGGTTCGACCTGCTCACCCTGCTGATCTTCGGGATCGGTGTCGCCGGATTCGCCGTAGTGCAGTGGCGCAACCGCCAGGCTCGCATCCAGTACAGCCAGACGGTCGAGGCGATGTGGGCGTTCGTGGCGAGGATCGTGGTCATCAGTGCGATCGTGATGTGGTTCGCCTACCAGTTGTCGGTCAGTCGGGGCCTGCCGGTGGTGCTGATCCTGCTGGGCGTCCTCGTGTTCGTCTACGGCATTCTGTCGCAGCGTACGGAGTTCGGACGCAATGTCTATGCGATCGGTGGCAATATCTCCGCGGCGCGCCTTTCGGGTGTGAACGTCCGTCGAGTCTCGTTCTGGGTGTACGTTCATATGGGGTTCTTGGCCTCGATTGCCGGCGTCGCATATTCGGCCCGTATGAACGGGGCGCAGCCGAGTGCAGGCAACATGTTCGAGTTGGACGCCATCGCGGCGTGCTTCATCGGCGGTGCGTCCGTGTCCGGCGGCATAGGGCGGATCTCCGGGGCTTTGATCGGCGGCCTCATCATGGCTGTCATGTCGAACGGCATGCAGTTGATGGGTGCCTCCACATCGACCCAGCAGATCGTCAAAGGTCTGGTGGTACTGCTGGCGGTGGCCTTCGACATCTACAACAAGCGGCGTGCCGGGGGTCTGTGA
- a CDS encoding LacI family DNA-binding transcriptional regulator, producing the protein MARRSASGRPPGMMDVAAAAGVSHQTVSRVINETDRVAPETRERVLRAIAELGYRRNSVARALVTRKSGIVGVITTTSALYGPSSILLAVELAARRNAGYFTSVAPLEQFTPDAITNALDHFLGLAVEGVVIIAPLAEASDALASVHIPVPVVAVTSAEIGRASGVLAVSEDHFGGARQAVRHLIDLGHRDIVHVSGPKGWYEAAARRSAWRAEMEAAHLPLREIAADGWGAEQGFQAGLALAGGPVPTAVFAANDQLALGVVQAFDRSGLRVPDDVSVVGFDDELSAAFYRPPLTTVRQDFSKLGAYVIRTLMTAIEGEAPSEALVLPTRLVVRASTAPPRP; encoded by the coding sequence TTGGCACGCAGATCGGCGAGTGGTCGCCCGCCCGGGATGATGGACGTCGCGGCGGCCGCCGGCGTGTCGCACCAGACGGTGTCCCGGGTGATCAACGAGACCGATCGCGTCGCCCCGGAGACACGGGAACGCGTCCTGCGGGCGATCGCCGAACTCGGCTACCGGCGCAATTCCGTGGCACGGGCGCTGGTGACCCGCAAGTCGGGCATCGTCGGCGTGATCACCACGACGTCGGCGCTCTACGGCCCGAGTTCGATCCTGCTCGCCGTCGAACTGGCGGCGCGGCGCAACGCGGGATATTTCACCAGCGTGGCGCCCCTGGAGCAGTTCACACCGGACGCGATCACCAACGCCCTCGATCACTTCTTGGGTCTGGCTGTCGAGGGTGTCGTCATCATCGCCCCGCTGGCCGAGGCCAGTGACGCGCTGGCCTCGGTCCATATCCCGGTGCCGGTGGTCGCCGTCACCTCGGCGGAGATCGGGCGGGCCTCGGGAGTACTCGCGGTCAGCGAGGACCACTTCGGGGGAGCTCGTCAGGCCGTGCGCCACCTGATCGATCTCGGGCACCGTGACATCGTCCATGTGTCGGGCCCCAAGGGCTGGTACGAGGCCGCCGCCCGCCGATCGGCGTGGCGAGCGGAGATGGAAGCCGCACACTTGCCCCTGAGGGAGATCGCGGCCGACGGATGGGGAGCCGAACAGGGTTTCCAGGCCGGCCTGGCCCTCGCCGGCGGCCCCGTGCCGACCGCGGTCTTCGCGGCCAACGACCAGCTGGCGCTGGGTGTCGTCCAGGCATTCGACCGGTCGGGGCTGAGGGTTCCCGACGATGTCTCCGTCGTCGGATTCGACGACGAACTCTCGGCGGCGTTCTATCGTCCGCCCCTCACCACCGTGCGCCAGGACTTCTCCAAGCTGGGCGCCTACGTCATCCGCACCCTGATGACGGCGATCGAGGGCGAGGCGCCGAGCGAGGCCCTGGTGCTCCCGACGCGCCTCGTCGTGCGTGCGTCGACGGCGCCGCCCCGGCCGTAG
- a CDS encoding ferrochelatase: MTDDAALYDAVVMLGFGGPEHPDDVLGFLERVTAGRGIPPERLAEVGRHYFIRGGTSPINAQNRAMRDALAERLAARGVGIDLVLANRNSPPFVADVLADLARQGRTRLLAWATAAYSSYSSCRQYREDLGMAVEQLDGTHVDVVKMPPFPDLPGLVEANIDLLAEVLRQTSGSRELLVLATTHSLPTALAATAGPEAGRSGGDLYTAQQRALVERVVPEAAARAGLAVVPEWRLVYQSRSGAPHVPWLEPDVNDAIGEAAGAGVTDVVILPVGFLTDHVEVSWDLDTQARQTAEGLGVTTHRVPTVGAHPAFLDSLADLLAAYATNAGRAPGPGELCRGDCCLNPRIQRPVADAVHLP; the protein is encoded by the coding sequence ATGACCGACGACGCGGCGCTCTACGACGCGGTGGTGATGCTCGGATTCGGCGGGCCGGAGCATCCCGACGACGTCCTCGGGTTCCTCGAACGGGTGACCGCGGGACGCGGGATCCCTCCCGAACGGCTGGCCGAGGTCGGGCGGCACTACTTCATCCGGGGCGGGACCAGCCCGATCAACGCCCAGAACCGGGCGATGCGCGACGCGCTGGCCGAGCGCCTGGCCGCCCGCGGCGTCGGCATCGACCTGGTGCTGGCCAACCGGAACTCGCCCCCGTTCGTCGCCGACGTGCTCGCCGACCTCGCCCGCCAGGGCCGGACGCGCCTGCTCGCCTGGGCCACCGCCGCCTATTCGTCCTATTCGAGTTGCCGCCAGTACCGCGAGGATCTCGGCATGGCGGTCGAGCAGTTGGACGGCACCCACGTGGACGTGGTCAAGATGCCGCCGTTCCCCGACCTGCCCGGGCTCGTGGAGGCCAACATCGATCTGCTGGCCGAGGTGCTGCGGCAGACCTCCGGAAGCCGCGAGCTCCTGGTTCTGGCCACGACGCACTCGCTGCCGACCGCCCTGGCCGCGACCGCCGGACCTGAAGCGGGACGTTCGGGCGGCGACTTGTACACCGCTCAGCAGCGAGCGCTCGTCGAACGCGTCGTCCCGGAGGCGGCGGCGCGGGCCGGGCTGGCCGTCGTCCCGGAATGGAGGCTGGTGTACCAGTCGCGCAGCGGCGCCCCGCACGTGCCCTGGCTGGAGCCGGACGTCAACGACGCCATCGGCGAGGCGGCCGGCGCCGGGGTCACCGACGTGGTGATCCTGCCGGTCGGTTTCCTCACCGACCACGTCGAGGTCTCGTGGGACCTCGACACCCAGGCACGTCAGACCGCCGAGGGCCTCGGAGTCACCACCCACCGCGTCCCGACCGTGGGCGCCCACCCCGCGTTCCTGGACTCACTGGCAGACCTGCTCGCCGCGTACGCGACGAACGCGGGACGCGCACCCGGCCCAGGGGAACTGTGCCGCGGTGACTGCTGCCTGAACCCGCGCATCCAACGTCCCGTCGCCGATGCGGTGCACCTGCCCTGA
- the hemQ gene encoding hydrogen peroxide-dependent heme synthase → MPNLTEEINASIHYTCWAVYARTGSGEATLDGFAEQVADDGIVVRGYYDLSAMRADADLMVWFHGPDPVALQAAARVLRRRLEPAGRPVWSGVGIHRPAEFNRRHVPAFLTGRKPEAWLTVYPFVRSLDWYLLPEDERGAMLREHGEMGRAYPQVIANTVSAFALGDYEWIIALESAELHDLVDLMRHLRYAEARRHVRLEVPFYTGRRIGASEAGELLR, encoded by the coding sequence ATGCCTAACCTCACCGAGGAGATCAACGCGTCGATCCACTACACGTGCTGGGCCGTGTACGCCCGCACCGGCTCGGGCGAGGCGACCCTGGACGGGTTCGCCGAGCAGGTCGCCGACGACGGGATCGTCGTCCGCGGATACTACGACCTGTCCGCGATGCGCGCGGACGCCGACCTGATGGTGTGGTTCCACGGGCCCGACCCGGTCGCCTTGCAGGCAGCGGCCCGGGTGCTGCGCCGGCGGCTGGAACCGGCCGGACGCCCCGTGTGGTCGGGCGTCGGCATCCACCGCCCCGCGGAGTTCAACCGGCGCCACGTGCCCGCCTTCCTCACCGGCAGGAAGCCCGAAGCCTGGCTGACCGTCTACCCGTTCGTGAGGTCGCTGGACTGGTATCTGCTGCCCGAGGACGAACGCGGCGCCATGCTGCGCGAGCACGGTGAGATGGGACGTGCCTACCCGCAGGTGATCGCCAACACAGTCTCGGCGTTCGCGCTGGGTGACTACGAGTGGATCATCGCCCTGGAGTCCGCCGAACTGCACGACCTGGTCGACCTCATGCGTCACCTGCGGTACGCCGAGGCCCGCCGCCACGTGCGGCTCGAGGTGCCCTTCTACACCGGGCGGCGGATCGGGGCGAGCGAAGCCGGGGAACTCCTTCGATGA
- the hemG gene encoding protoporphyrinogen oxidase — MRCLVVGGGVTGLAAAWEACRAGAEVTVLEASDRFGGKVFTERADGFTIEHGPDSFVAYRPAALQLIGELGLDDQVQASAGRRTVFLRAGGRLRPMPQGMGMVLPTRLGPFLSTRILSWPDKLRAALDLVTPRLLDDSDVAIGAFLRRRLGGGIVTKLADPLVGGIYGASVDELSLDAVLPSLRVNEAEHRSLILAGLAQGRATAGSGGSSRGPSSPFRTLSGGLGTLVDALVASLREAGATLLTDQPVESLDDHDADAVVLAGGAASSARLLARRAPAAAQALAGVPMSSSTVVTLAYPAEAFGTAPTHHGWLESEPAPVSGITVSSAKWTDRAPAGVVLLRAFVPARLGLIAEAPDDELVDAVTAHVGAVMGVDGDPVLTRISRWSRVMPSYTVGHPGRVAAVEEALADQPRLRVAGSALHGVGVPDCIADGRRQAAAALAHPAVAQRPTVV; from the coding sequence GTGAGGTGCCTGGTCGTCGGCGGCGGCGTCACCGGGCTGGCCGCCGCCTGGGAGGCCTGCCGGGCGGGCGCCGAGGTCACCGTCCTCGAGGCCTCCGACCGCTTCGGCGGGAAGGTGTTCACCGAGCGTGCCGACGGCTTCACCATCGAGCACGGCCCCGACTCCTTCGTCGCCTATCGGCCCGCCGCGCTGCAGCTGATCGGTGAGCTCGGGCTGGACGACCAGGTGCAGGCGAGCGCAGGGAGGCGAACCGTGTTCCTCCGCGCGGGGGGACGGCTGCGCCCGATGCCCCAGGGAATGGGCATGGTGCTCCCGACCAGGCTCGGACCGTTCCTGTCCACACGCATCCTGTCGTGGCCTGACAAGCTGAGGGCCGCGCTCGACCTGGTGACGCCCAGGCTGCTGGACGACTCTGACGTCGCCATCGGCGCCTTCCTGCGCCGCAGGTTGGGTGGGGGAATCGTGACCAAGCTCGCCGATCCCCTGGTCGGGGGCATCTACGGCGCCAGCGTGGACGAGCTCAGCCTGGACGCCGTGCTGCCGAGCCTGCGTGTCAACGAGGCGGAGCACCGCAGCCTCATCCTCGCCGGCCTCGCCCAGGGACGTGCGACCGCTGGTTCCGGCGGCTCGTCGCGGGGGCCGTCGTCCCCCTTCCGCACGCTGTCGGGCGGGCTCGGAACGCTGGTGGACGCGCTGGTGGCGTCCTTGCGCGAGGCGGGCGCGACTCTGCTCACCGATCAGCCCGTCGAGTCGCTGGACGACCACGACGCGGACGCGGTCGTGCTCGCGGGCGGGGCGGCGAGTTCCGCCCGGCTCCTGGCCCGCCGGGCGCCCGCTGCCGCACAGGCACTGGCCGGCGTCCCGATGTCGAGTTCGACCGTCGTGACGCTCGCGTACCCTGCCGAGGCATTCGGCACCGCCCCCACCCACCACGGGTGGCTGGAGTCCGAGCCGGCCCCCGTGAGCGGGATCACCGTGTCGTCGGCGAAGTGGACGGACAGGGCTCCCGCGGGAGTCGTGCTGCTGCGGGCGTTCGTCCCCGCCCGGTTGGGACTGATCGCCGAGGCACCTGACGACGAGTTGGTGGACGCCGTGACGGCCCATGTCGGTGCCGTGATGGGGGTGGACGGTGACCCGGTCCTCACCCGGATCAGCCGGTGGAGCCGGGTCATGCCCTCGTACACGGTGGGGCATCCGGGCAGGGTGGCCGCGGTCGAGGAGGCCCTGGCCGACCAGCCCCGCCTCCGGGTCGCGGGCTCGGCCCTGCACGGGGTCGGTGTCCCCGACTGCATCGCCGACGGCCGCAGGCAGGCCGCCGCGGCCCTGGCGCATCCGGCGGTCGCCCAGCGTCCGACCGTCGTCTAG